The proteins below are encoded in one region of Caulobacter henricii:
- a CDS encoding dienelactone hydrolase family protein, translating to MCDDDIHQGLTHDPTVSRRAFGLMTVLAAGLGSAAHAGAPVVEKDVEIKTPDGVADAALYYPEGKGSWPAVVVWPDVVSLRPAFREMGRRLASEGYVVLVPNLYYRVKKAPVVESGFNFSNPDDRAKIMPMRATVTPEGTDRDATAYIAFLDALPQTNKKKKVGTQGYCMGGPLAFRTAGISPTRVAAVASFHGGGLVTEAPTSPHLTLPISKAEYLIAVADNDDKRDPADKEKLKAALDAAKRPSKVEVYAGAAHGWTVRGSQVYDEPAAEKAWAELLALYKRTLG from the coding sequence ATGTGCGACGATGATATCCATCAGGGCCTGACCCACGACCCCACCGTCTCCCGCCGGGCCTTCGGTCTGATGACCGTTCTGGCCGCCGGGCTTGGCAGCGCGGCCCATGCGGGCGCGCCGGTCGTGGAAAAGGACGTCGAGATCAAGACCCCCGACGGCGTGGCCGATGCCGCGCTTTACTATCCAGAGGGCAAGGGCTCGTGGCCGGCTGTGGTCGTATGGCCTGACGTCGTCAGCCTGAGGCCCGCTTTCCGGGAGATGGGACGCCGCCTGGCGTCCGAAGGCTATGTGGTGCTGGTTCCCAACCTCTATTACCGGGTCAAGAAGGCCCCGGTGGTCGAGAGCGGGTTCAACTTCTCCAATCCCGACGACCGCGCAAAGATCATGCCGATGCGGGCGACCGTGACTCCGGAAGGCACCGATCGCGACGCGACCGCCTATATCGCCTTCCTCGACGCCCTGCCCCAGACCAACAAGAAGAAGAAGGTCGGGACCCAGGGCTATTGCATGGGCGGTCCCCTGGCCTTCCGCACCGCCGGCATTTCGCCGACCCGGGTCGCGGCTGTGGCCAGCTTCCACGGCGGTGGCCTGGTCACCGAGGCTCCGACCAGCCCGCACCTGACCCTGCCCATCAGCAAGGCCGAATATCTGATCGCGGTCGCAGACAATGACGACAAGCGCGATCCGGCCGACAAGGAAAAGCTGAAGGCCGCGCTCGACGCCGCCAAGCGGCCCAGCAAGGTCGAGGTCTATGCCGGGGCGGCGCACGGTTGGACCGTCAGGGGCAGCCAGGTCTATGACGAGCCTGCGGCGGAAAAGGCCTGGGCAGAGCTACTGGCGCTCTACAAGCGCACCCTGGGCTGA
- the glmU gene encoding bifunctional UDP-N-acetylglucosamine diphosphorylase/glucosamine-1-phosphate N-acetyltransferase GlmU, whose protein sequence is MTISVPSRPRASVILAAGQGTRMKSPIPKVLHKVAGRTLLDHAIDAAESLGCARIVVVVGAHSPAVGVHARKRLGEAAVVIQDPPMGTGHAVLAAKDALADFDGDVVVTFADCPLVTAPVISPLFDLRASGADVAVLGFEAADPGAYGRLILAPGHVLLRIVEAKDADDSVRQVKHCNSGVLAADRALLFDILGQVGNDNANKEYYLTDVVGIAHGRELSTRAAFAAEASVQGVNSQAELAAAEAVWQKRRRLALMVEGVTLPAPDTVHLAWDTQISPGVTVEPFVVFGPGVSVATGAVIKAFSHLEGATVGEGALIGPYARLRPGAEIGAEAHIGNFVEVKKVKVGAGAKANHLSYLGDGTVGEKANIGAGTIFCNYDGFDKFETHVGAGAFIGSNSALVAPVRIGDGAMTGSGSVITKDVPMGALAIARSDQKTKNDWATDFRAVKLAKKAKAAKKDSK, encoded by the coding sequence ATGACCATATCCGTTCCGAGTCGCCCGCGGGCTTCCGTGATCCTTGCCGCTGGCCAGGGAACCCGGATGAAATCCCCCATTCCCAAGGTCCTGCACAAGGTTGCGGGGCGGACCCTGCTGGATCACGCCATCGATGCCGCTGAATCCCTGGGCTGCGCACGGATCGTCGTCGTGGTCGGGGCCCATAGCCCTGCCGTGGGGGTCCATGCCCGCAAGCGCCTGGGCGAGGCGGCGGTGGTCATCCAGGATCCGCCGATGGGGACCGGCCACGCCGTCCTGGCGGCCAAGGACGCCCTGGCCGATTTTGACGGCGATGTCGTGGTGACCTTCGCCGACTGTCCACTGGTCACCGCGCCGGTGATCTCGCCCCTGTTCGACCTCAGGGCGTCAGGGGCCGATGTGGCTGTCCTGGGCTTCGAGGCAGCAGATCCTGGAGCCTATGGCCGACTGATCCTGGCCCCGGGCCATGTGCTGCTGCGCATCGTCGAGGCCAAGGACGCGGACGACAGTGTCCGTCAGGTCAAGCACTGCAATTCGGGCGTTCTCGCCGCAGACCGGGCCCTGCTGTTCGATATTCTGGGTCAGGTCGGCAACGACAATGCCAACAAGGAATACTATCTGACCGACGTCGTCGGCATTGCGCATGGGCGCGAACTGTCGACCCGTGCGGCCTTTGCGGCCGAGGCTTCAGTGCAGGGCGTCAATTCCCAGGCCGAGCTGGCGGCTGCGGAGGCCGTCTGGCAGAAGCGTCGTCGCCTGGCCCTCATGGTTGAAGGGGTCACCCTGCCGGCTCCGGACACCGTGCATCTGGCGTGGGACACGCAGATCTCCCCGGGCGTCACGGTGGAGCCTTTCGTCGTCTTCGGTCCTGGCGTCAGCGTTGCCACCGGTGCGGTGATCAAGGCCTTCAGTCATCTTGAGGGCGCGACCGTGGGCGAAGGGGCCCTGATCGGTCCCTATGCCCGCCTGCGGCCTGGGGCTGAAATCGGGGCCGAGGCCCACATCGGCAACTTCGTTGAGGTCAAGAAGGTCAAGGTCGGTGCCGGAGCCAAGGCCAACCACCTCAGCTATCTGGGTGACGGCACGGTGGGCGAGAAGGCCAATATCGGGGCCGGGACGATCTTCTGTAACTATGACGGCTTCGACAAGTTCGAGACCCATGTGGGTGCCGGGGCCTTTATCGGCTCCAACAGCGCGCTTGTGGCACCGGTACGCATCGGCGATGGGGCGATGACGGGGTCCGGATCGGTGATCACCAAGGATGTGCCCATGGGGGCCCTGGCCATCGCCCGGAGTGATCAGAAGACCAAGAACGATTGGGCAACGGACTTCCGGGCCGTGAAGCTGGCCAAAAAAGCCAAGGCCGCCAAAAAGGACAGCAAATGA
- a CDS encoding class II 3-deoxy-7-phosphoheptulonate synthase, translating into MTSRWTPATWRAKPAKHIPSDYPDAGAVERVEQTLRQMPPLVFAGEARRLKSLLGDVAEGRAFLLQGGDCAESFKEFHADNIRDTFRLILQMAVVLTFAGGKPVVKVGRIAGQFAKPRSEPIETIGDVTLPSYRGDNINGMDFTAEERAPDPDRLLKAYGQSASTLNLLRAFANGGYADLHNIHRWTLGFVGDSPQGARYRELSEKISESLAFMAAIGVTPESHPGLHQVEFFTSHEALLLGFEEAMTRVDSTSGDWYDTSAHLLWIGERTRQLDGAHIEFMRGVKNPIGLKCGPTMEGDDLLRLIDVLNPHNEPGRLTLYGRFGSDKIADRLPRLMKATKAAGRSVVWATDPMHGNTLKASTGYKTRPFDRILSEVKSFVEIANAEGVHPGGVHLEMTGQNVTECLGGARAVGEGDLADRYHTHCDPRLNGEQALELAFLVAEKLKTARDDQRSRATA; encoded by the coding sequence ATGACCTCGCGTTGGACCCCCGCCACCTGGAGAGCAAAACCCGCCAAGCACATCCCGTCCGACTATCCGGATGCGGGCGCAGTGGAACGGGTCGAGCAGACGCTTCGCCAGATGCCGCCGCTGGTCTTTGCGGGAGAGGCGCGCCGCCTGAAGAGCCTGCTGGGCGACGTGGCCGAGGGGCGAGCCTTTTTGCTGCAAGGCGGTGACTGCGCCGAGAGCTTCAAGGAGTTCCACGCCGACAACATCCGCGACACCTTCCGCCTGATCCTGCAGATGGCGGTGGTCCTGACCTTCGCGGGCGGCAAGCCGGTGGTGAAGGTGGGACGGATCGCGGGCCAGTTTGCCAAGCCGCGCTCAGAGCCAATCGAGACCATCGGCGACGTAACCCTGCCGTCCTATCGCGGCGACAACATCAACGGCATGGACTTCACGGCCGAAGAACGCGCGCCCGATCCCGATCGTTTGCTGAAGGCCTATGGCCAATCGGCCTCGACCCTGAACCTGCTGCGCGCCTTCGCCAATGGCGGCTATGCCGACCTGCACAATATCCACCGCTGGACCCTGGGCTTTGTCGGCGACAGTCCTCAGGGCGCGCGCTATCGCGAGCTGAGCGAGAAGATCAGCGAGAGCCTGGCCTTCATGGCCGCCATCGGCGTGACGCCGGAAAGCCATCCCGGACTGCATCAGGTCGAGTTCTTCACCAGCCATGAGGCCCTGCTGCTGGGCTTCGAGGAAGCCATGACCCGCGTCGATTCCACCTCGGGCGATTGGTACGACACCAGCGCGCACCTGCTGTGGATCGGCGAACGCACCCGTCAGCTCGACGGCGCGCACATCGAGTTCATGCGCGGCGTCAAGAACCCGATTGGCCTCAAGTGCGGCCCGACCATGGAAGGCGATGATCTTCTGCGTCTGATCGACGTGCTGAACCCGCACAACGAGCCGGGCCGCCTGACGCTGTACGGCCGCTTCGGATCGGACAAGATCGCCGACCGGCTGCCGCGTCTGATGAAGGCGACCAAGGCTGCGGGCCGTTCGGTGGTCTGGGCCACCGATCCGATGCACGGCAACACGCTGAAAGCCTCGACGGGCTACAAGACCCGGCCGTTCGACCGTATCCTTTCGGAGGTGAAGTCGTTCGTCGAGATCGCCAATGCCGAGGGCGTCCACCCCGGTGGCGTTCACCTGGAGATGACCGGTCAGAACGTTACCGAGTGCCTTGGCGGCGCGCGGGCGGTGGGGGAGGGCGATCTCGCCGACCGCTACCACACCCACTGTGATCCGCGCCTGAATGGCGAACAGGCGCTCGAACTGGCCTTCCTGGTCGCCGAGAAGCTGAAAACCGCGCGGGACGACCAACGCAGCCGCGCCACGGCCTGA
- the gor gene encoding glutathione-disulfide reductase, protein MADYDFDLFVIGAGSGGVRAARLASLSGAKVAVAEEYRVGGTCVIRGCVPKKFMVYASEVSTQLKTAQGYGWTIGDHVFDWPTFLQAKDVEIARLSGIYVSNLQKAGAHLLHGKARLIDAHTVEVLPKEGSPDAGRYTAAKILIATGGRPVKPDFPGAELGITSDEAFHLPTLPKRVLVVGGGYIAVEFAGIFNGLGVETTLLYRGANILRGFDDDVRSHLAEELEKRGIKVVLGCSHARIEQTESGLVSTLSNDLRFETDAVMFATGREPYVDGLGLDKAGVALNDKGAIAVDRHSKTSVDSIWAVGDVTDRINLTPVAIREGAAFAQTEFYDNPTSFDHELVASAVFSQPPVGVVGMSEAEARHAFGKVDIYRSVFRAMKVTFYGGQERCLIKLVVKQDDQKVVGVHVVGPDSPEIIQMAAIAVKMGVTKAQWDSTCAVHPTLAEELVTLKEKYAPVDVGAG, encoded by the coding sequence ATGGCGGATTATGACTTCGACCTGTTCGTCATCGGTGCCGGTTCCGGTGGCGTCCGTGCGGCTCGCCTGGCCTCGCTCTCGGGTGCCAAGGTCGCAGTGGCCGAGGAGTACCGGGTCGGCGGCACCTGTGTGATCCGCGGCTGCGTGCCCAAGAAGTTCATGGTCTATGCCAGCGAGGTCTCGACCCAGCTGAAGACCGCCCAAGGCTATGGCTGGACGATCGGCGACCACGTCTTTGACTGGCCGACCTTCCTTCAGGCCAAGGACGTCGAGATTGCCCGCCTGTCGGGTATCTATGTCAGCAATCTGCAGAAGGCCGGCGCGCATCTTCTGCACGGCAAGGCGCGGCTGATCGATGCCCATACCGTTGAAGTTCTTCCCAAGGAGGGCAGCCCTGACGCAGGGCGCTACACGGCAGCGAAAATCCTGATTGCGACCGGTGGTCGTCCGGTGAAGCCCGATTTTCCGGGGGCGGAGCTCGGCATCACCTCGGATGAGGCTTTTCACCTGCCCACCCTGCCCAAGCGGGTGCTGGTCGTCGGTGGCGGCTATATTGCCGTCGAGTTCGCGGGCATCTTTAACGGCCTGGGCGTTGAGACCACGCTGCTCTACCGCGGGGCCAATATCCTGCGCGGCTTCGATGACGACGTGCGGTCGCATCTGGCCGAGGAGCTCGAGAAGCGCGGCATCAAGGTGGTTCTGGGGTGTTCGCATGCGCGGATCGAGCAGACCGAGTCCGGTCTGGTCAGCACGCTCAGCAATGATCTGCGTTTCGAGACCGATGCCGTGATGTTCGCGACAGGCCGTGAGCCCTATGTGGACGGCCTGGGTCTGGACAAGGCGGGCGTGGCGCTGAACGACAAGGGCGCGATCGCTGTGGACCGGCACTCCAAGACCAGTGTCGACAGCATCTGGGCGGTTGGTGACGTCACGGACCGGATCAATCTGACGCCGGTCGCAATCCGCGAGGGCGCGGCCTTCGCCCAGACCGAGTTCTATGACAACCCGACCAGTTTCGATCACGAGCTCGTCGCCTCGGCGGTCTTCTCACAGCCGCCGGTCGGGGTGGTCGGGATGAGCGAGGCCGAAGCGCGTCACGCCTTCGGCAAGGTCGACATCTATCGATCCGTTTTCCGGGCCATGAAGGTGACCTTTTATGGCGGCCAGGAGCGCTGCCTGATCAAGTTGGTGGTCAAGCAGGATGACCAGAAGGTGGTCGGCGTACACGTTGTGGGGCCCGACTCGCCCGAGATCATCCAGATGGCTGCCATTGCCGTGAAGATGGGGGTTACCAAGGCTCAGTGGGATTCCACCTGTGCGGTGCATCCGACCCTGGCGGAGGAGTTGGTCACCCTGAAGGAAAAGTACGCTCCTGTGGATGTTGGCGCGGGATGA
- a CDS encoding O-antigen ligase family protein translates to MRPVAGAERKTTWLCAVAVFTIALVPLVGYLAPLGFAPLLALCGLLAIPGLARPRPASPPAMALLVLVIWALVSLAWSPGAPNPGDLKDGDALESVTGLKLLFQLALYGSAIAALRGLSEPSARRVATVLAIGVLALALLVALDGISGASFYQWLRTVIHDPIRPDLAVVKVSIATYALALLFWPTARIMSGRGWTPAAFVLLGAVIIGSLALSADASWAALVFGFVAFGAVKLYGKMAARLLVPAVAAPFVLGPVMLLWGVHSGLVNWLHRHVPRSWDARLDIWAFTADHVQTHAIRGWGLDASRTFGAAIPLHTHNASMQLWLELGAIGAALGGIFFSWVAYRIVGLTEESREDGAIAAGALVTYLTIGGLSFGVWQEWWLALGALTVIAFDISRKD, encoded by the coding sequence ATGAGGCCTGTCGCCGGCGCGGAGCGAAAAACGACCTGGCTTTGCGCTGTCGCGGTGTTCACCATCGCGCTGGTTCCGCTCGTCGGTTATCTCGCGCCGCTGGGCTTTGCCCCTCTCCTGGCCCTGTGTGGACTGCTGGCCATACCGGGTCTGGCGCGTCCCCGGCCGGCTTCGCCTCCGGCCATGGCGCTATTGGTTCTGGTAATCTGGGCGCTTGTCAGCCTGGCCTGGAGTCCGGGGGCACCGAATCCGGGCGATCTGAAGGACGGTGACGCCCTTGAGTCCGTCACGGGTTTGAAGCTGCTGTTTCAGCTGGCGCTCTACGGATCGGCCATCGCGGCCTTGCGCGGACTATCCGAACCGTCCGCGCGTCGCGTCGCAACCGTTCTGGCCATTGGCGTTCTGGCCCTGGCCCTGTTGGTCGCCCTGGACGGAATTAGTGGCGCGTCCTTCTACCAGTGGCTGAGGACGGTCATCCACGATCCGATCCGCCCTGACCTGGCTGTGGTGAAGGTGTCGATCGCCACCTATGCCCTGGCATTGCTGTTCTGGCCGACGGCCCGGATCATGAGCGGTCGGGGCTGGACACCCGCAGCCTTTGTTCTCCTGGGCGCTGTGATCATCGGGTCACTGGCGCTGAGTGCAGATGCCAGCTGGGCGGCTCTGGTCTTTGGTTTCGTAGCCTTCGGCGCGGTCAAGCTTTACGGCAAGATGGCCGCTAGACTGCTGGTCCCCGCCGTCGCCGCGCCATTCGTGCTCGGACCGGTGATGCTGTTGTGGGGCGTGCATTCCGGACTGGTGAACTGGCTGCATCGCCATGTGCCAAGATCCTGGGACGCCCGGCTGGATATCTGGGCCTTCACGGCCGATCATGTTCAGACCCACGCCATTCGGGGATGGGGACTTGACGCAAGCCGGACCTTCGGCGCCGCCATTCCGTTGCATACCCACAATGCTTCCATGCAGCTCTGGCTTGAGCTCGGCGCAATCGGCGCGGCCCTCGGCGGGATTTTCTTCAGCTGGGTTGCCTATCGCATTGTCGGCCTGACCGAAGAGTCACGCGAGGATGGGGCGATCGCCGCCGGCGCTCTGGTCACCTATCTGACCATCGGCGGCCTGAGTTTCGGTGTCTGGCAGGAGTGGTGGCTGGCGCTCGGGGCATTGACGGTCATCGCTTTCGATATCTCGCGCAAGGATTGA
- a CDS encoding helix-turn-helix transcriptional regulator: MRRAERLFQIIQILRRSHAPVTADAIATELETSKRSVYRDIAALVGQRAPIRGEAGVGYVLEAGFDMPPLMLTPDEIEAAVLGAQWVAGRGDPVLAKAARDLISKIAAAVPERLRPYVLEPATGAAPAWNAAPDGLDIAQTRAWIHAGRKIRLSYRDEGGAVSERIIWPVSVAYRETVRMLIGWCELRKDFRTFRTDRVVNATFLEDRHGQRPGRLRGLWQKHLETQHAAWARKGLD, encoded by the coding sequence ATGAGACGCGCCGAACGCCTGTTCCAGATCATCCAGATCCTGCGGCGGAGCCATGCCCCCGTTACGGCTGACGCGATCGCTACCGAGCTCGAGACCTCCAAGCGCAGCGTTTATCGCGACATCGCCGCCCTGGTCGGCCAGAGGGCGCCGATCCGTGGCGAGGCCGGGGTAGGCTATGTCCTTGAGGCCGGTTTCGACATGCCGCCCCTGATGCTCACGCCCGATGAAATTGAGGCCGCCGTATTGGGAGCCCAATGGGTGGCCGGGCGTGGCGATCCCGTGCTGGCCAAGGCCGCCCGCGACCTGATCAGCAAGATCGCCGCGGCGGTGCCCGAACGCTTGCGACCCTATGTCCTTGAGCCCGCAACCGGTGCCGCGCCGGCCTGGAACGCCGCGCCGGATGGGCTGGACATCGCCCAGACCCGCGCCTGGATCCATGCCGGCCGCAAGATCCGACTGAGCTATCGCGATGAAGGGGGCGCCGTCAGCGAGCGGATCATCTGGCCCGTCTCCGTGGCCTACCGCGAAACCGTCCGCATGCTGATTGGATGGTGCGAGCTTCGCAAGGACTTCCGAACCTTTCGCACCGATCGGGTGGTCAATGCGACCTTCCTCGAGGATCGGCACGGCCAGCGTCCCGGCCGCTTGCGGGGGCTTTGGCAAAAGCATCTTGAGACCCAACACGCCGCCTGGGCTCGCAAGGGTCTCGACTAA
- the rpiA gene encoding ribose-5-phosphate isomerase RpiA, with the protein MSADDQKRQAGEAAAELVESGMVVGLGTGSTAAWFVKALAVRKLHIRGVPTSDATANLARELGISLAALDDVKAVDLTVDGADEIGPGLSLIKGGGAALLREKLVWEASRRCVVIADAAKHVTVLGKFPLPIEVVRFGHVHTGQRLADIAAEFELPPPRLRMADRGVVVTDGGNLIYDMASGRIDEPAGLAAALKAVTGVVDHGLFLDLADEALLGTDAGVVRLTP; encoded by the coding sequence ATGAGCGCGGACGATCAAAAGCGCCAGGCGGGCGAGGCCGCCGCCGAACTGGTTGAAAGTGGCATGGTCGTCGGCCTTGGCACGGGCTCGACAGCAGCCTGGTTCGTCAAGGCCCTGGCGGTCCGCAAGCTCCACATTCGCGGCGTTCCGACTTCGGACGCCACGGCCAATCTGGCGCGCGAACTGGGCATCTCCCTGGCCGCGCTCGATGACGTGAAGGCGGTCGATCTGACCGTCGACGGTGCAGACGAGATCGGTCCTGGCCTTTCCCTGATCAAGGGCGGCGGCGCGGCCCTGCTGCGCGAGAAGCTGGTCTGGGAAGCCTCCAGGCGTTGCGTGGTCATTGCTGACGCGGCCAAGCATGTGACCGTGCTGGGCAAGTTTCCCCTTCCGATCGAGGTGGTTCGCTTTGGCCATGTCCATACGGGGCAGAGGCTGGCCGATATCGCGGCGGAGTTCGAGCTCCCGCCGCCGCGGCTGCGCATGGCTGATCGCGGGGTGGTCGTTACCGACGGCGGAAATCTGATCTACGACATGGCCTCCGGACGGATCGATGAGCCGGCGGGCCTGGCGGCAGCCCTGAAGGCCGTCACCGGCGTCGTTGATCATGGGCTGTTTCTCGACCTCGCGGACGAAGCCCTTCTGGGAACCGATGCGGGCGTGGTGCGCCTGACGCCCTGA
- a CDS encoding alpha/beta hydrolase codes for MFHRRGALATVAVSLLALGLGPGARAEAVPMADPAETIELWPAGPPGAEAVTAVETVLERGDPKGLRDRALTHIRKPALAVFRPKTPNGAAVMLIPGGGYERVVMDKEGYETARWLADRGYTCFVLFYRLPGDGWSAGPDVPLQDAQRGLRLVRSRAAALGFSANRIAIMGFSAGGHVAASLTTRFSARVYDRIDAVDDLSARPDLSALIYPVITMAAPSVHAGSRKQLLGANPTPEQIQLYSPDRQVGADAPPVFLLHAVDDKSVPVENTLLMFASLKARSIPTEMHVFNEGGHGFGLRFIAGKPVAAWPDLFTGFARQHGL; via the coding sequence ATGTTCCATCGTCGTGGTGCCCTGGCCACCGTCGCTGTCAGCCTGCTGGCGCTCGGACTGGGGCCGGGAGCGAGAGCAGAGGCTGTGCCCATGGCTGATCCCGCCGAGACTATCGAACTCTGGCCTGCCGGTCCGCCGGGTGCGGAAGCGGTCACGGCGGTTGAGACCGTCCTTGAGCGGGGTGATCCCAAAGGGCTTCGCGACAGGGCCCTGACCCATATCCGCAAGCCGGCCCTGGCCGTGTTCCGCCCGAAGACACCCAACGGTGCGGCAGTGATGCTGATACCGGGCGGCGGGTACGAACGGGTCGTCATGGACAAGGAGGGCTATGAGACCGCCCGCTGGCTGGCAGATCGCGGCTACACCTGTTTTGTCCTGTTCTATCGTCTGCCCGGTGATGGCTGGAGCGCGGGTCCCGATGTGCCCTTGCAGGATGCCCAGCGGGGCCTGCGGCTTGTGCGCTCCCGTGCCGCCGCCCTGGGCTTCAGCGCAAACCGCATCGCGATCATGGGCTTTTCCGCCGGCGGCCATGTGGCCGCCAGCCTGACCACCCGGTTCTCAGCCAGGGTCTATGACCGGATCGATGCGGTGGACGATCTGTCGGCTCGACCGGATCTGTCAGCCCTGATCTATCCCGTCATCACCATGGCGGCACCTTCGGTGCACGCCGGCTCGCGCAAGCAACTCCTGGGGGCGAACCCGACACCCGAGCAGATCCAGCTCTATTCGCCTGACCGGCAGGTTGGTGCCGACGCGCCGCCGGTCTTTCTGCTCCATGCCGTCGATGACAAGTCGGTCCCGGTCGAGAATACCCTGCTGATGTTTGCGAGCCTGAAGGCCAGGAGCATTCCAACCGAGATGCATGTTTTCAACGAAGGCGGACACGGCTTTGGGCTGCGCTTCATCGCCGGCAAGCCCGTTGCCGCCTGGCCGGACCTGTTTACAGGTTTCGCCCGCCAGCACGGACTTTAG
- a CDS encoding formylglycine-generating enzyme family protein, translated as MTKARLDGMVALAGGVFQMGSNEHYPEEAPAHAVAVDPFWIDQTPVTNAQFARFVSETGHVTLAEIPPDPRLYPGMDPAFAQPASAVFVKPDRLIDPRLGGGEWWQLILQARWNQPFGSGSSIAGLEDHPVVHVSFDDAAAYAAWAGKSLPTEAEWEFAARGSLDGAAYAWGDQLAPGGTMLANYWQGTFPGENLMTDGYERTSPVRTFPPNGHGLFDMIGNVWEWTTDWWADRHADSPTKPCCAPRNPRGPARSGSHDRHQPGPAIPRRVLKGGSHLCAENYCRRYRPAARHPQPIDTTTSHIGFRCVVRTA; from the coding sequence ATGACCAAAGCGCGTCTCGATGGCATGGTCGCCCTGGCCGGCGGTGTATTCCAGATGGGCTCGAATGAGCACTATCCGGAGGAGGCCCCGGCCCATGCCGTGGCGGTCGACCCGTTCTGGATCGACCAAACCCCCGTGACCAATGCCCAGTTCGCCCGGTTCGTCTCCGAGACCGGCCATGTGACCCTGGCTGAAATCCCTCCGGACCCACGGCTCTATCCGGGCATGGACCCGGCCTTTGCCCAACCGGCCTCAGCTGTCTTTGTCAAACCAGACCGCCTGATCGATCCTCGCCTGGGTGGTGGGGAATGGTGGCAACTGATCCTTCAGGCCCGCTGGAACCAGCCGTTCGGCTCGGGCAGCTCGATCGCGGGGCTCGAAGACCATCCGGTGGTGCACGTCAGCTTTGATGATGCGGCTGCCTATGCGGCCTGGGCCGGAAAGTCCCTGCCCACAGAGGCCGAATGGGAGTTCGCCGCCCGAGGCAGCTTGGACGGTGCGGCCTATGCCTGGGGTGACCAACTGGCACCGGGCGGGACCATGCTGGCCAATTACTGGCAAGGGACCTTTCCCGGCGAGAACCTCATGACCGACGGCTATGAGCGGACCTCGCCAGTGCGAACCTTCCCCCCCAATGGCCATGGGCTCTTCGACATGATCGGCAATGTCTGGGAATGGACCACGGACTGGTGGGCCGACCGGCATGCCGATAGCCCGACCAAGCCCTGCTGCGCGCCGCGCAATCCGCGCGGCCCCGCCCGCAGTGGCAGTCACGATCGCCATCAGCCTGGTCCCGCCATCCCCCGCCGGGTGCTGAAGGGCGGATCGCACCTCTGCGCCGAGAACTATTGCCGGCGCTATCGCCCGGCCGCGCGCCATCCCCAGCCGATCGATACCACGACCAGCCATATCGGCTTCCGCTGCGTGGTCCGGACCGCCTGA
- a CDS encoding HAD-IA family hydrolase encodes MHDLQALNGTTIAFDLDGTLVDTAPDLVGALNTILAEEGLPPLPFDAVRLMVGRGARALLERGFAAAGQPLDAESAPKLVQRFIAVYLDRIALESAPFPGVVEVLGQLRGAGARLVVCTNKLTKLSIALLDALDLTSAFDAVIGADLSPAAKPDPIHVLTAIKAVGGDPRRAVMVGDSINDALAADRAQVPALLVSFGYTEEPVETLGGDRIIHSFFDVPQACIALLASCPRPNAGL; translated from the coding sequence ATGCATGACCTTCAAGCCCTGAACGGCACCACGATCGCCTTCGACCTCGACGGAACGCTCGTCGATACCGCACCGGATCTGGTCGGCGCGCTCAACACGATTCTGGCCGAAGAGGGCCTGCCGCCCCTGCCCTTCGATGCCGTGCGGCTGATGGTCGGTCGCGGGGCCAGGGCCCTGCTCGAGCGCGGCTTCGCCGCCGCAGGCCAGCCGCTCGACGCTGAGTCAGCGCCGAAACTCGTCCAACGCTTCATCGCCGTCTATCTGGACCGCATCGCCCTGGAGAGCGCGCCCTTCCCCGGCGTGGTAGAGGTTCTCGGCCAACTGCGCGGCGCCGGTGCGCGACTGGTGGTCTGCACCAACAAGCTGACCAAGCTCTCGATCGCCCTGCTGGACGCCTTGGACCTGACATCCGCCTTTGACGCGGTGATCGGCGCTGACCTGTCGCCTGCGGCCAAGCCCGACCCGATCCATGTCCTGACGGCCATCAAGGCCGTGGGCGGCGATCCCCGCCGCGCGGTGATGGTCGGGGACAGCATCAATGACGCCCTGGCCGCCGATCGGGCGCAGGTTCCCGCCCTGCTGGTCAGTTTCGGCTATACGGAAGAGCCTGTTGAGACCCTGGGCGGCGACCGGATCATCCACAGCTTTTTCGATGTGCCCCAGGCCTGTATCGCACTTCTGGCCTCTTGCCCCCGGCCGAACGCCGGGCTATAG